In Bacillus thuringiensis, the DNA window TACCAGTACTAGCAATGGCAGGTGCTGGGCAAGTAGGAGCAGCGATTGCGATTTTTGTAAAAACAAAAAACAAACGACTTCGTAACGTAATTAAAGGTGCATTACCAGTTGGCTTTTTAGGAATTGGCGAACCGTTATTATACGGGGTTACATTACCACTTGGGAAACCGTTTCTTACAGCTTGTTTAGGCGCAGCTGTTGGCGGTGCATTCCAAGCAGTTATGAAAACAGCCGCACTCGGAATTGGCGTATCAGGATTATCATTAATTCCGTTAATTGCTGATAATAAATATTTATTATATTTCCTTGGATTAGTAGTGGCATATACGTTTGGATTTATCTTTACGTACTTCTTCGGATTCAAAGAAGAAATGGCAGAAAACATATAGAGAAAGGGATTCCTTTCTCTTTTTCTATTCATAGAAAGGGAGATTCGTATGATAGGAGTTTCAATTTATCTTTCAAAAGAACGAGTGAAAAAGCAAGAAGAGTGGCTAAAAGTAGCGAAAGAAAACAGATTTTTATCTATTTTTACATCATTGCATATTCCAGAGGATGACCCTGGTACGTATAAAGAATTAATACAAATACTTGGGAAGCAAGCTCTCAAATATGAAATGGAGTTAATGGTCGATGTTTCTCCAAAATCGTTACAACATTTAGGACTGACGTACGAAAATGTGGAGGAGTTAGTAGAGTGGGGCATTACTGGCTTACGAATGGACTATGGCATCATGCCGAAAGAAATCGCGCGCGTATCTCATAAAATGAAAGTAGCTTTAAATGCGAGTACGATTACAGAATCATTTTGGAAAGAGTTAATCACTGAAAAGATACAGGTAGAGAATGTAGAAGCATGGCATAATTTTTATCCGCGTCCAGAAACAGGACTAGCAAAGTCCTTTTTACAAAAACAAAATGAATACTTACATGAGTGCGGAATAAAAACGATGGCATTTATTCCGGGAGATGGGGAAAAACGTGGTCCGTTATATGAAGGCTTACCAACCTTAGAAAGGCACCGTAATATACGCCCGCTTGAAGCGTACTTAGAACTTGTACAAGATTGTGGTGTCGATAAGGTGTTAATCGGGGATATAAGTGGAAGTGTAGAAAGTGTACAAGAGATAGCGAGTGCGAGTAGAGGGGTTATTCCTCTACGCTACAAATCGTTTATAAATGATAAAAAAGCATTAAAAGTGGTGGAGCAAGTTCATACAAATAGGCTAGATCCAGCTCGTGATGTCATTCGCTCTGTAGAATCACGAGAAGAAAATAAAGTCGTGTTACAGCCGATGTCTACCATTTCAAGAAAGAAAGGCAGCATTACAATTGATAATGAATTGTACGGTAGATATGCTGGGGAGATGCAGGTTGTTGCACGGGAGTTGCCTCAAGATGAGAAAGTGAATGTTGTTGGAATGGTTGTAGAAGAGGACTTGTCTTTATTGCCGTATGTTGGTGCTGGAAAAATGTTTCAACTTTTTTGTGCAATAGAGTAAAAGCTTGAATTAGCGCTATTTTGTGAGAAAACATTATCCGTAAAAGGGATAATGTTTTTTGTTTTCTGTAAAAAAGTATTTGACGAATGAAATGAAATACCGTATTGTTTTGACTTGTAAATAAAAGTTCACCATAACAAAACAAAAAGGAGAGTTCAAAATGAACCAATATATTGGGAATTTAATTATTCGCATCGTGTTAGGAGTGACATTCTTTGCGCACGGTTTAGCGAAGTTTCAATCAGGTATCGATAACGTAGCAGGATGGTTTACAAGCATTGGCTTACCAGGTGGTCTTGCATACGGCGTAGCAACTGTAGAATTAGTTGGTGGTATATTATTAATTATCGGTTTAGGCGTACGATATGTAGGATTGTTATTTGCACTTATTTTAGCTGGAGCTATCGTAAAGGTAAATGGAGCAGCAGGTTTATTAGGAGATGGAAAGAATCCAGGTTATGAATTAGATCTTGCATTATTATCAATGGGTGCGTATTTATTTGTTGTAAAAGCAGAAGGATATGTAGATCGTTTTTTAAAAGAGAAAGTAATGAAAACGAAGTAAACTTATTTATAAACTGTTGACTTGAAGAATGATTGTAACTATAATGATTACAACTGGTAGATTAAGAATAAAACAATTTAAATATTTTTTTACACAAGATGTAACTATCGGTGTTACATCTTGTGTAAAAAATAAATAAAACGGGAGGAATTAATATGTCTAAATCAAATTTAGAAATTATTCGAAGTACATATGAAGGATCAGCTTCTTCGAATGCAAAACATTTAGTAGAAGCCCTCTCTGAAAAAGTAGAATGGACAGAGGCAGCAGGATTCCCGTACGGGGGAACTTATATAGGTGTAGAAGCAATAATGGAAAATGTATTTAGTCGTTTAGAATCAGAATGGGATGATTATAAAGCGAGCGTAAATATGTACCATGAAGTAAACGGAAAAGATGTAATTATTGCTGAAGGTATGTATTCAGGAGTTTATAAAGAAACGGGAAAATCATTTGAAGCAGAATTTGTTCATGTATGGCAACTTGAGAACGGAAAAATTGTGAAGTTTAAGCAATATGTAGATAGTCATCTTGTTAGAGAAGCGACGAAGAGCTAGTGCTTTTTAAATGGATCGTAGGTATATGCATTACAATTATCGTAATTATCTCGTCTATAGTTGGCGGAAAGAAATTGCTGGCATATGTAGAAAAAGAAAATAAAAATATTCAAATTGAGCGAGTGGCAAACGAAAAAGAGAAGAAAGTTGCAGAAGAAGCTCCACAAGTTAGCGAAGGTGAAATTATTTCTACTATGCATCAAATGGTGCACCAAAAGGTAAAATCCTCTGAAAAATGGGGGTTTATAGAAATGACGAAAAAGGAAATTTCTAATGTGAAAAGGGATATTGAAAATAGTACAGGTTTTCAATATAAAATGAAGTTATTTTCTATTATAAATAGATGGGAAAAAGGAGATTTTTCTCAAACTGTTGAGGAGCATAACTTCTTATGGAGCCTTCAAGGTGGAGATACTGGCAAGGCAACAGAACGTTTATCACCAGAAGAGGAAAAGCAGTATATAAGAGAAATGAAGAATAAATAAAAACATCGCCACTCGGATGACGATGTTTTTTCATTAAGAATGTTTGCGCATTAAAGCTCTAGTTGGCTGAACAGTAACAGTTTTGAAATGAGAAAATAAATAACATCCTGTTACAACGATCATTGTACCTAAAATTTGTATCCATGTTAGTTCTTCACCGAGGAAAAGGAAGGCTAAAATAGCTGTGAAAATTGGATTGAAGTTTAGAAAAATGCCAGATGTAGTTGCTCCTAATTTTTGTACGCCAACATTCCAAAATACCATACAAAGAACTGTGGAAATAAGCCCAGTATATAAAAGTGATGTTATAAACGAAGTGTTTATATTCGTAACAGTAAAGCTACCTATGTTAAATGGCAGTAATAAAATAACGCCGAAAATACCAGAGTATAACGTCGCCATAAGTGGCGTAGTTGTTTTTGTTGCCCATTTACTACAAACAGAATACATTCCCCAAATACAAACAGCTGCCATCATCCATAAGTCACCGCTATTAAAATGTAGTGAAAATAAAAGGGCAAAGTTACCTTTTAATAGAACAAGAATAACCCCAAAGAATGAAAGAATCATTGATAGAATTTGAAGTGTATTTACTTTTTCTTTTAGAAATAACACTGAAAATAGTGCAATTGAAATCGCATTTAATGTAGAAATAAGCCCTACATTTGTTGCAGATGTTTTTTCTAGTGCTAAAAATTGAAAAATGTTAAACAGAGCAACCCCTGAGATCCCCATTAGTAGTAACGGAAGTATTGCGGCACGAGGTGGAATGATTTTCTTTTCTTTAAACCATACCATTGGTAATAAACAAACGATCGCAATCATCCATCTTAAACTTGTAAGTGTCATTGGAGACGCATGATCAACGAGCGATTTTCCAACGACGAAATTTCCTCCCCATAATAAGCTCGTTAGTAATAGTAAAAAGACATAAAAATAAGGCATATTAAAATCCCCTTTGTTGTAATCAATGTGAATTGTAAATAATTTTAGCATTTTTCTTTATTGTGTAATATATTCTTTTGTATAATGGATAAAAGTTGATAAAATGTTTTGTTATGAATAACATTCAAGGAACAATATTCAGTTTTATATAAGTTGTAAGGTGTTTTTTCGAATAATCATCGGTAATAAAAAGGGGGAATTTTGATGGAGTCGTCGGTTATTAAAGTGTTAGATGATTTAGACGTACAAATTTTAGATATATTGCAGAAGGAATCACAAGTAAGTAATGCAGAGCTTGCAAGACGCGTTAATTTATCACCAGCTGCGATGCATGCGAGAATAAAAAGATTAGATGGAGAAGGGTTCATTGATAAGCAAGTAGCCATTTTAAATCAAGAAAAGCTTGGTTTTGATTTATTATGTTTTATTTTTATGAGTACAAATATTCATCAATCGGATAAACTTGAAGTGTTGGAAAAAGAATTAGAATCGATGCCGGAAGTGTTAGAATGCCACTGTTTAACAGGAGAGTATGATTATTTATTAAAGGTTGCAAATCGTGATCGTAAAGAGCTAGAGCAGTTTATTAGAAAGCTGAATAAGCTTGGTATTACAAGGATACAGACGAGTTTAGCACTTCGAGAAATTAAATATTCGACGGTGTTACCGATACGAAATGAAGAACCGAGCATCGATTAGATTGCTTGGTTTTTGTTTGTGTAAAGTGATTGACGGGAAGAAAGGAGAGATGTATTATTATATAAAATTATGTATTAAAATTCATTTTTGTTTATAAATATTAATATGAGGGACAAGGGGATAAATTATGAAAATCTGTAATGCGGTTACAAGTGATGTGAAAGAAATTTATAGTCTCATTGAAGCTTATGCAAAAGAGGGAGTAGTTTTACCGCGTTCGCTTTTATCTCTCTATCAATATTTACAATGTTTATATGTTATGAAAGAAGGGGAAGAAATCGTTGGAGTTGCTGGCTTACATGTGTTAGGGGAGGACCTTGCAGAAGTCCGATCATTAGTCGTTTCGCATACATATGCAGGGAAAGGAATCGGACGTATGTTGGTGAATCATGTAATAAATGAGGCAGTGAAAATAAAAGTGAGTAGAGTCATTTCTTTAACATATGAAACGGAATTTTTTCAAAAGTGCGGGTTTGTTTTTGTGAATAGAGAGGCGTTACCAGAGAAAGTATGGATTGATTGTAGACATTGTCCAAAGGTTGATTATTGTGATGAGGTGGCGATGGTTCGGTATGTTGGGTGAATGTTTCAGAGAGAAAAAAGGCCCACTATTATTTACATAATAGTGGGCATCTATATTTTAGGAGAAATTAAGAACTTGAATTCGTTTTTCTTACTGCAAAATTAAAAATGGGGTTTTTAAGCTCATAGTTATAAGTAGAACCATCGACAAGCCCTACAACTTTATCGCTATCGTACAGATCAAGCATAAATTGTGCCATTTGTTTTGCGGTGTGGAATTTCGGTACAACATTATCGTATTGGAATTCATCAATATCAAATGAACGTTTTGCAAATTCTGTTTCAGTTGCAGCAGGAGCTAAAACTTTTGCTTGCAGTTTCGCGCCTTGTTCTTTCAGTTCGTGAGATAAACCTTCTGTAAATGCACTTACATAGAATTTCGTAGCGCAATACGTAACAGCATCAGCAACAATTGTGTATCCACCGCCTGATGAAACGTTAATAAGTTGTGTGCCATCAACCATTGAATAATCTCGAACGAAAAGAGAAGAGAGTATCGTTAGTGCTTCTATATTTACATGTAACATCGTCTCTATTTTATTTAAATTTTGTTCAGCAATTGAGGCGAAATTACCAAAACCTGCGTTGTTAATCCACGTTTCAATCTGGAAACTTTGTAGACTTTCATAAAGTTTATAAACATTTTCCGTGACGGATAAATCAGTTTTTCGAATGACAACATCCAATTCCGGACATACTTCGTTAATTTTCAATTTTAATTCTTCTAATTCTGCTTGTCTTCGAGCTACAAGTATTAAGTTTTTTCCGCGAGATGCAAAGGCTAAAGCTGATTCATAGCCAATTCCAGAACTAGCGCCAGTAATAACAGTATATTTCATATAAAATCCCCCTAAGTTCAAATTCATTTATGGTTAGATTGTATTTGTTAGAGTATACTCTAAGTCAAATGTTTTTTATAAATTTGATAAGAGCGCAAAATATATGAGGGTAAATGGTATGCGGAGGGGGTTTTTAGTATGTACACAATTAGCGAGGTAGCTAAATTATTAGGAGTGAGCACACATACATTACGTTATTATGAAAAGGAGAATATCTTAATTGCAAATCGCGATGCAAATGGGAATAGATTGTATGAAGAGTCGCATATAAAGTGGTTGCAGTTTGTTATGAAATTAAAACAAACACAAATGCCGATAGCGAAAATAAGAGAATACGCTAGATTATATTTAGAAGGGGAGCATACAGCCGAAGCTCGTTTACAGCTCCTAGAAGACCATAGGAAATCTATTCAGATTCAAAGAGAAAACTTAGAAGTTACAGAGAAGATGCTTGAGCATAAAATTAGTGCATATAAAGGATTATTGGAAAATAAATAGATTAAAAAATCATCCGTTCCTTGTTATGTGATCAAAAATGGATTTGATCTATGAGTATTTCATCATAGTGTGCCGGTAAATAAAAAAGAGCAGCTAGCAAATGCTAACTGCTCTATTAAAGGGATCTCTCCAAGGGGGAGTGGAGAAAATATTATGTTACTAGCAGTATTAACAGATTATTAGGAAATATACAAACTGGAGGAAAGAAATTTTAAATAATCTTTCGGCATTGACAGTTCTTAAAATATTCATGTACAATATTTATGAATGACATTCAGTCATTTTATATAAAAGGGTGTAGTGAGTTTAGCGACTGAACAAATACAATGGTAAATGAGGATGATAG includes these proteins:
- a CDS encoding Lrp/AsnC family transcriptional regulator, whose product is MESSVIKVLDDLDVQILDILQKESQVSNAELARRVNLSPAAMHARIKRLDGEGFIDKQVAILNQEKLGFDLLCFIFMSTNIHQSDKLEVLEKELESMPEVLECHCLTGEYDYLLKVANRDRKELEQFIRKLNKLGITRIQTSLALREIKYSTVLPIRNEEPSID
- a CDS encoding MerR family transcriptional regulator yields the protein MYTISEVAKLLGVSTHTLRYYEKENILIANRDANGNRLYEESHIKWLQFVMKLKQTQMPIAKIREYARLYLEGEHTAEARLQLLEDHRKSIQIQRENLEVTEKMLEHKISAYKGLLENK
- a CDS encoding PRK06770 family protein, translated to MLFKWIVGICITIIVIISSIVGGKKLLAYVEKENKNIQIERVANEKEKKVAEEAPQVSEGEIISTMHQMVHQKVKSSEKWGFIEMTKKEISNVKRDIENSTGFQYKMKLFSIINRWEKGDFSQTVEEHNFLWSLQGGDTGKATERLSPEEEKQYIREMKNK
- a CDS encoding DMT family transporter, which produces MPYFYVFLLLLTSLLWGGNFVVGKSLVDHASPMTLTSLRWMIAIVCLLPMVWFKEKKIIPPRAAILPLLLMGISGVALFNIFQFLALEKTSATNVGLISTLNAISIALFSVLFLKEKVNTLQILSMILSFFGVILVLLKGNFALLFSLHFNSGDLWMMAAVCIWGMYSVCSKWATKTTTPLMATLYSGIFGVILLLPFNIGSFTVTNINTSFITSLLYTGLISTVLCMVFWNVGVQKLGATTSGIFLNFNPIFTAILAFLFLGEELTWIQILGTMIVVTGCYLFSHFKTVTVQPTRALMRKHS
- a CDS encoding DoxX family protein, with translation MNQYIGNLIIRIVLGVTFFAHGLAKFQSGIDNVAGWFTSIGLPGGLAYGVATVELVGGILLIIGLGVRYVGLLFALILAGAIVKVNGAAGLLGDGKNPGYELDLALLSMGAYLFVVKAEGYVDRFLKEKVMKTK
- a CDS encoding SDR family NAD(P)-dependent oxidoreductase, with translation MKYTVITGASSGIGYESALAFASRGKNLILVARRQAELEELKLKINEVCPELDVVIRKTDLSVTENVYKLYESLQSFQIETWINNAGFGNFASIAEQNLNKIETMLHVNIEALTILSSLFVRDYSMVDGTQLINVSSGGGYTIVADAVTYCATKFYVSAFTEGLSHELKEQGAKLQAKVLAPAATETEFAKRSFDIDEFQYDNVVPKFHTAKQMAQFMLDLYDSDKVVGLVDGSTYNYELKNPIFNFAVRKTNSSS
- a CDS encoding N-acetyltransferase, translating into MKICNAVTSDVKEIYSLIEAYAKEGVVLPRSLLSLYQYLQCLYVMKEGEEIVGVAGLHVLGEDLAEVRSLVVSHTYAGKGIGRMLVNHVINEAVKIKVSRVISLTYETEFFQKCGFVFVNREALPEKVWIDCRHCPKVDYCDEVAMVRYVG
- a CDS encoding nuclear transport factor 2 family protein, which codes for MSKSNLEIIRSTYEGSASSNAKHLVEALSEKVEWTEAAGFPYGGTYIGVEAIMENVFSRLESEWDDYKASVNMYHEVNGKDVIIAEGMYSGVYKETGKSFEAEFVHVWQLENGKIVKFKQYVDSHLVREATKS
- a CDS encoding DUF871 domain-containing protein; its protein translation is MIGVSIYLSKERVKKQEEWLKVAKENRFLSIFTSLHIPEDDPGTYKELIQILGKQALKYEMELMVDVSPKSLQHLGLTYENVEELVEWGITGLRMDYGIMPKEIARVSHKMKVALNASTITESFWKELITEKIQVENVEAWHNFYPRPETGLAKSFLQKQNEYLHECGIKTMAFIPGDGEKRGPLYEGLPTLERHRNIRPLEAYLELVQDCGVDKVLIGDISGSVESVQEIASASRGVIPLRYKSFINDKKALKVVEQVHTNRLDPARDVIRSVESREENKVVLQPMSTISRKKGSITIDNELYGRYAGEMQVVARELPQDEKVNVVGMVVEEDLSLLPYVGAGKMFQLFCAIE